One part of the Falsibacillus pallidus genome encodes these proteins:
- the rpiB gene encoding ribose 5-phosphate isomerase B, with protein sequence MKIALASDHGGIHLREEIRSLLEEMGIEYEDFGCDCETSVDYPDYALPVAEKVANGEFDKGILICGTGIGMSIAANKVRGIRCALVHDVFSAKATREHNDSNMLAMGERVIGAGLAREIAKEWLTTEYAGGRHANRLNKISEFENKHL encoded by the coding sequence ATGAAAATTGCTCTTGCATCAGATCATGGGGGAATCCATCTCCGCGAAGAAATTAGAAGTCTATTGGAAGAAATGGGCATTGAATATGAAGATTTCGGATGCGACTGTGAAACATCTGTCGATTATCCTGACTATGCCCTCCCGGTTGCGGAAAAAGTGGCGAATGGCGAATTTGATAAAGGAATCCTCATCTGCGGAACAGGAATCGGGATGAGCATCGCTGCCAACAAAGTGAGGGGCATCCGCTGTGCGCTTGTCCACGATGTATTCAGTGCAAAAGCAACCCGAGAACACAATGATTCCAATATGCTCGCAATGGGTGAGCGCGTAATTGGTGCAGGCTTGGCAAGAGAAATTGCAAAAGAATGGCTCACAACGGAATATGCAGGCGGCCGTCATGCCAACCGCTTAAATAAAATTTCAGAGTTTGAAAACAAGCACCTTTAA
- a CDS encoding TIGR01440 family protein: MGELSQWQTQLREIVDSFAKQADLRKGQVFVIGCSTSEVIGQKIGTSGTSEVAEMIYSELKAFADKHQLSLAFQCCEHLNRALVVERELAERRQLPEVTVVPVRKAGGAMATHAFNKFEDPVVVEHIQAEAGIDIGDTFIGMHLKHVAVPVRTPLKEIGHAHVTLAKTRPKLIGGARAVYERTPEEESCSM, translated from the coding sequence ATGGGAGAACTCTCTCAATGGCAGACACAGCTCCGAGAAATAGTAGACTCTTTCGCAAAGCAAGCAGATTTGCGAAAGGGGCAGGTTTTTGTGATCGGCTGCTCTACCTCTGAAGTAATCGGGCAGAAAATCGGGACGTCCGGTACAAGTGAAGTGGCAGAAATGATTTATTCGGAATTGAAGGCTTTCGCTGACAAGCACCAGCTTTCATTGGCATTCCAGTGCTGTGAACACCTCAACCGGGCATTGGTGGTGGAGCGGGAGTTGGCAGAACGCCGCCAGTTGCCTGAAGTGACGGTTGTCCCAGTAAGAAAAGCCGGAGGGGCGATGGCGACCCATGCTTTCAATAAGTTTGAGGATCCGGTGGTCGTTGAACATATCCAGGCCGAAGCGGGTATTGATATCGGCGACACCTTCATCGGCATGCACCTTAAGCATGTGGCGGTTCCCGTCCGAACGCCGTTGAAAGAGATCGGCCACGCTCATGTGACCCTTGCCAAGACAAGGCCGAAGCTGATCGGCGGGGCTCGTGCCGTCTATGAGCGAACGCCAGAAGAAGAAAGCTGTTCGATGTAA
- the glyA gene encoding serine hydroxymethyltransferase, giving the protein MSSIARQDQEVYQAIQDELKRQRTKIELIASENFVSEAVMEAQGSVLTNKYAEGYPGRRYYGGCEHVDVVENLARDRAKKIFGAEHANVQPHSGAQANMAVYFTVLETGDTVLGMNLSHGGHLTHGSPVNFSGVQYNFVEYGVDKDKQVIDYEDVRQKAVEHKPKLIVAGASAYPREIDFAKFREIADEVGAYLMVDMAHIAGLVAAGLHPNPVPYADFVTTTTHKTLRGPRGGMILCKEEFAKKIDKSIFPGIQGGPLMHVIAAKAVAFGEALEDSFKDYAKEIIENAKHLGEGLKKEGLDLVSGGTDNHLLLVDLRSLGLTGKVAEKVLDDIGITVNKNTIPFDPESPFVTSGIRIGTAAVTSRGFGFEEMEEIASLIAFALKNHEDEAKLKEASERVEALTAKFTLYPER; this is encoded by the coding sequence ATGAGCAGCATTGCGCGTCAAGACCAAGAAGTGTATCAAGCGATTCAAGATGAATTAAAGCGTCAACGTACGAAAATCGAACTGATTGCCTCTGAGAACTTTGTAAGTGAAGCGGTAATGGAAGCACAAGGGTCTGTACTTACGAACAAATATGCAGAAGGATACCCTGGCCGTCGCTATTATGGTGGCTGTGAACATGTGGATGTTGTAGAAAATTTAGCGCGTGACCGTGCGAAGAAAATTTTTGGTGCAGAACATGCAAATGTTCAGCCGCACTCTGGTGCACAAGCAAACATGGCGGTTTACTTTACGGTCCTTGAAACCGGAGATACAGTATTGGGAATGAATCTGTCCCACGGTGGACATTTAACACACGGAAGCCCTGTCAATTTCAGCGGAGTTCAATATAATTTCGTTGAATATGGCGTGGATAAGGACAAGCAGGTCATTGATTATGAAGACGTGCGCCAAAAAGCGGTTGAACATAAGCCAAAGCTGATCGTAGCGGGTGCGAGCGCCTACCCGAGAGAAATCGATTTTGCTAAATTCCGTGAAATCGCGGATGAAGTCGGTGCCTACTTGATGGTGGACATGGCCCACATCGCTGGCCTTGTTGCTGCTGGGTTGCATCCAAATCCAGTTCCTTACGCAGATTTCGTGACAACAACTACTCATAAAACACTTCGCGGACCTCGCGGCGGAATGATCCTCTGCAAGGAAGAATTTGCGAAGAAAATTGATAAATCCATTTTCCCTGGAATCCAAGGCGGTCCATTGATGCATGTCATTGCGGCAAAAGCTGTGGCATTCGGGGAAGCGTTGGAAGATTCCTTTAAAGATTACGCTAAAGAAATCATTGAAAATGCCAAACATCTTGGAGAAGGCCTGAAGAAAGAAGGATTGGATCTTGTATCCGGCGGTACAGACAACCACCTGCTATTAGTAGACCTTCGCTCACTTGGCCTTACAGGTAAAGTAGCAGAAAAAGTCCTTGATGATATCGGCATCACCGTCAATAAAAATACAATCCCATTTGATCCGGAAAGCCCATTTGTGACAAGCGGAATCCGCATCGGTACGGCGGCAGTCACATCAAGAGGCTTCGGATTCGAAGAAATGGAAGAAATCGCATCTTTGATTGCTTTCGCATTGAAGAACCATGAAGACGAAGCAAAATTAAAAGAAGCAAGCGAACGCGTAGAAGCGTTGACAGCGAAGTTCACACTTTATCCAGAGAGATAA
- the upp gene encoding uracil phosphoribosyltransferase: MGKVYVFDHPLIQHKLTYIRDLNTGTKEFRELVDEIATLMAFEITRDLPLEEVEIETPVSKATAKVLSGKKLGIVPILRAGLGMVDGILKLIPAAKVGHVGLYRDPETLKPVEYYVKLPTDVEERDFILVDPMLATGGSAVEAINSLKKRGAKNIKFMCLVACPEGVEAIKEAHPEIDIYIAALDEKLNEKGYIVPGLGDAGDRLFGTK, translated from the coding sequence ATGGGTAAAGTTTACGTTTTTGATCATCCATTAATCCAACATAAATTAACATACATCCGTGATTTGAATACGGGTACGAAAGAGTTCCGCGAGCTTGTGGACGAAATTGCTACATTGATGGCTTTTGAAATCACACGCGACCTTCCATTGGAAGAAGTGGAAATCGAAACGCCTGTAAGCAAGGCAACTGCGAAAGTCCTTTCCGGTAAAAAGCTTGGAATCGTTCCAATCCTGCGTGCAGGACTTGGCATGGTTGATGGAATCTTGAAATTGATTCCGGCAGCAAAAGTGGGACATGTCGGTCTTTACCGCGATCCTGAAACATTGAAGCCGGTAGAATATTACGTGAAGCTTCCAACAGATGTGGAAGAAAGAGACTTTATCCTTGTAGACCCGATGCTCGCAACAGGCGGTTCTGCCGTTGAAGCAATCAACTCCCTTAAAAAGCGCGGCGCAAAAAACATTAAGTTCATGTGCTTAGTTGCTTGTCCTGAAGGGGTTGAAGCAATCAAAGAGGCGCATCCTGAGATCGATATCTACATCGCTGCCCTTGATGAAAAGCTGAACGAAAAAGGCTACATCGTTCCTGGTCTTGGAGATGCAGGAGATCGTTTATTCGGCACAAAATAA
- the wecB gene encoding non-hydrolyzing UDP-N-acetylglucosamine 2-epimerase, with protein MDRPIKVMTIFGTRPEAIKMASLVLELQKYPDHFESIVTVTAQHRQMLDQVLGIFNITPDHDLNIMKDRQTLIDVTTRGLEGLDRVMKETKPDIVLVHGDTTTTFVASLAAFYNQIVVGHVEAGLRTWNKYSPFPEEMNRQLTGVMADLHFSPTDKAADNLLAENKKEESIFITGNTAIDALETTVKDEYSHAVLEKVGDDRLILLTAHRRENLGQPMRNMFRAVKRIVDEQPDVQVVYPVHLNPAVREIADEVLGNDPRIHLIEPLDVIDFHNFASRSHLILTDSGGVQEEAPSLGVPVLVLRDTTERPEGIEAGTLKLAGVDEETIYNLAHELLTDQAAYEKMAKAANPYGDGNASFRITEAIRYYFKQKEERPEPFRP; from the coding sequence ATGGATCGGCCCATTAAAGTAATGACAATCTTTGGAACAAGACCTGAAGCAATCAAAATGGCTTCACTCGTATTGGAGCTGCAAAAATACCCGGATCATTTTGAATCCATTGTGACAGTAACAGCTCAGCACCGCCAAATGCTTGACCAGGTGCTTGGGATCTTCAATATTACGCCTGACCATGACTTGAACATCATGAAAGACAGGCAGACATTGATTGATGTGACAACTCGCGGATTGGAAGGCCTGGATCGCGTCATGAAAGAAACCAAGCCTGACATCGTCCTTGTTCATGGGGATACAACGACTACATTTGTAGCAAGTCTTGCGGCATTCTACAATCAAATTGTTGTCGGCCACGTTGAAGCAGGACTCAGGACGTGGAATAAATATTCTCCGTTCCCTGAAGAGATGAACCGCCAGTTGACTGGTGTCATGGCAGATTTGCACTTCTCGCCGACTGACAAAGCGGCTGACAATCTTTTGGCTGAGAATAAAAAAGAAGAGAGCATCTTCATCACTGGAAATACAGCAATCGATGCGTTGGAAACAACGGTAAAAGACGAGTATTCCCATGCAGTGCTTGAAAAAGTAGGGGATGACCGTCTGATCCTTTTGACTGCTCATCGCCGTGAAAACCTTGGACAGCCTATGAGGAATATGTTCCGTGCAGTCAAGCGTATCGTGGATGAGCAGCCGGATGTACAAGTCGTTTACCCGGTCCATTTAAATCCAGCCGTACGTGAAATTGCAGATGAAGTTTTAGGAAACGATCCACGCATCCATTTGATCGAACCATTGGATGTCATCGACTTCCATAACTTCGCTTCCCGCTCACATTTGATCCTGACTGACTCAGGCGGTGTTCAGGAAGAAGCTCCATCCCTTGGTGTTCCTGTTCTTGTCCTTCGTGATACGACAGAGCGCCCTGAAGGAATCGAAGCAGGAACATTGAAGCTTGCAGGAGTAGATGAAGAAACGATTTACAATCTTGCACATGAGCTCCTTACAGATCAAGCTGCTTATGAAAAAATGGCAAAAGCAGCAAATCCATATGGCGATGGAAATGCATCATTCCGCATCACAGAAGCCATCCGCTATTACTTCAAACAAAAAGAAGAACGTCCTGAACCATTCAGACCATAA
- a CDS encoding S8 family serine peptidase, whose amino-acid sequence MKKISAAVIAILFFTIILPQQPLSAALVSSASTTFSLPQLPEPSPNERVVMVFSTKETPDQAELQQVVKHFPSIKIRYVFQEVFSGFSVEGKRSNLQKLEKQFPHVQYSSEAYTYKADMEGSVPFIGADKIRGYFDPKGQRLSGKGVKVGIIDTGIDYNHPDLNRNYKGGQDFVDGDKNPMESRNKNGASTLHGTHVAGIIGANGVMKGVAPEAELYAYRALGPGGHGTSDQVLAAIDQAVKDHVDILNLSLGTDVNAPDLPITEALNKAVSKGVVAVTSSGNSGPNLWTVGTPGTASDAISVGASTPPMKIPFLHIKRGRVEKDMKLLPMFGGVPWGLTKTYPIIYGGIGNKEELKRVSGKIVLIQRGTITFAQKVKNAEEKGAVAVIVYNNEKGEFLGSVGKESRIPAAAMSRQDGEWLKKMIKKGTILGPTIYKEEEDRLADFSSRGPVTINWGIKPDITAPGVKIRSTVPGGYLSLQGTSMAAPHVAGACAILKQAHPDWTPAEIKAAFMNTAKVMVDDKGLPYHTYEQGAGRIQLEEAINTGTLVMPGALSIGRLPSKLFMEKEKVLTIRNVSKETKHYRFITPPKSAGMEFELPTAFSIGPNSEKKVTIRAERIDAFSKKKDLIDGAIFLSDGESTIRIPYLYVVNEPRYPRVMGFAVDNGKKTNTLHYEVYLPGGAEEFGIALYDPESMKYLGLLDWQKKIGPGLKEKEVVFPKNIRLEQIVAVAFARTKGREDYQELTLHMKEKGS is encoded by the coding sequence ATGAAGAAAATTTCCGCAGCTGTGATCGCCATTTTATTTTTCACCATAATTTTACCGCAGCAGCCACTGAGTGCTGCGCTGGTTTCGTCTGCATCCACTACATTTTCATTGCCGCAGCTCCCGGAACCTTCCCCGAATGAACGAGTGGTCATGGTTTTTTCCACCAAAGAGACCCCTGACCAAGCTGAATTACAGCAGGTGGTCAAACATTTTCCTTCTATTAAAATCCGCTATGTTTTTCAAGAAGTGTTCTCCGGCTTTTCGGTAGAGGGCAAGAGGTCTAATCTCCAGAAGCTTGAAAAACAATTTCCCCACGTTCAGTACAGCTCGGAAGCCTATACCTATAAAGCGGACATGGAAGGGAGCGTCCCATTCATCGGCGCCGATAAAATCCGGGGCTACTTTGATCCAAAAGGACAGCGGCTGTCGGGGAAAGGCGTAAAAGTCGGGATCATTGACACTGGGATTGACTATAACCATCCAGATTTGAACCGGAACTATAAAGGCGGGCAGGACTTTGTCGACGGGGACAAAAATCCGATGGAATCAAGAAATAAAAATGGTGCTTCGACACTCCACGGAACGCATGTGGCAGGGATCATCGGTGCAAATGGCGTCATGAAAGGAGTAGCTCCTGAAGCAGAACTATATGCTTACCGCGCGCTCGGACCGGGGGGACATGGAACGTCTGACCAAGTGCTGGCAGCCATTGACCAGGCGGTAAAGGATCACGTCGACATCTTGAATCTTTCGCTCGGGACGGATGTGAATGCCCCCGACCTTCCAATCACTGAGGCGTTGAACAAGGCGGTAAGCAAAGGGGTGGTCGCTGTGACATCAAGCGGCAACAGCGGGCCGAATCTTTGGACGGTGGGAACTCCAGGTACGGCAAGCGACGCCATTTCAGTAGGAGCTTCGACACCACCGATGAAAATCCCGTTTCTTCATATTAAAAGAGGCAGAGTGGAAAAGGACATGAAACTCCTGCCGATGTTCGGAGGAGTGCCGTGGGGTCTGACGAAGACCTACCCAATCATTTATGGCGGGATTGGAAACAAGGAAGAGCTGAAGCGGGTTTCGGGAAAAATCGTCCTGATTCAAAGAGGGACGATCACGTTTGCTCAAAAAGTAAAGAATGCAGAAGAAAAAGGGGCAGTTGCTGTCATTGTTTATAACAATGAAAAAGGAGAGTTCCTCGGAAGTGTTGGGAAAGAATCCAGAATTCCCGCTGCAGCCATGAGCAGACAGGACGGAGAATGGCTGAAGAAAATGATAAAAAAGGGAACGATTCTTGGTCCGACCATCTATAAAGAAGAAGAAGACCGGCTGGCAGATTTCAGTTCGCGTGGTCCTGTGACAATCAACTGGGGAATCAAGCCTGACATCACAGCACCTGGCGTCAAAATCAGAAGCACCGTTCCCGGCGGATACCTTTCCCTGCAGGGGACGAGTATGGCTGCCCCCCATGTAGCTGGGGCATGCGCCATCCTGAAACAGGCGCATCCCGATTGGACGCCGGCAGAAATAAAGGCCGCCTTCATGAACACGGCCAAGGTCATGGTGGACGATAAAGGACTGCCGTATCATACGTATGAGCAAGGCGCAGGAAGGATCCAGCTCGAGGAAGCCATCAATACCGGGACGCTTGTCATGCCTGGTGCGTTATCCATTGGCAGGCTCCCTTCGAAATTGTTCATGGAAAAAGAAAAAGTCCTGACCATCCGCAATGTCAGCAAAGAAACGAAGCATTACCGCTTCATCACTCCTCCGAAAAGCGCAGGGATGGAGTTTGAGCTTCCAACGGCATTTTCGATTGGGCCGAATAGTGAAAAGAAAGTGACCATACGAGCAGAACGCATTGATGCATTTTCAAAAAAGAAAGATCTGATCGACGGCGCCATTTTTCTATCTGATGGAGAATCGACGATCCGGATCCCTTATTTATATGTGGTGAATGAACCAAGATATCCACGCGTGATGGGATTTGCAGTGGATAATGGAAAGAAAACAAATACGCTTCACTATGAAGTCTACCTTCCTGGCGGGGCGGAGGAATTTGGGATAGCCTTGTATGATCCTGAATCCATGAAATATCTCGGCCTATTGGATTGGCAGAAGAAAATCGGACCAGGTTTGAAGGAGAAAGAAGTTGTTTTTCCAAAGAACATCCGATTGGAGCAGATAGTTGCGGTCGCCTTTGCCCGGACAAAAGGACGGGAGGACTATCAGGAGTTGACTTTGCACATGAAAGAAAAAGGATCCTGA
- a CDS encoding AtpZ/AtpI family protein, with the protein MRQKQRRPYQAIALYTAILSQLVGAILIGIFGGRWIDQKTGTEPLFLIIGLFLGLAAGIYTMLRSVRHFSGD; encoded by the coding sequence ATGCGGCAAAAACAACGCCGTCCGTACCAAGCTATAGCTCTTTATACAGCTATACTTTCACAACTCGTCGGGGCCATTTTGATCGGCATCTTCGGAGGAAGATGGATCGACCAGAAAACAGGCACCGAGCCACTATTCTTAATCATCGGACTATTCCTGGGGTTAGCAGCAGGAATCTACACTATGCTCCGTTCAGTCCGACATTTCTCAGGAGACTAA
- a CDS encoding ATP synthase subunit I: MPELQQMFNRHRKYIFYLLAIYVLGWGFTEYKTIFLGLVLGTAISLFNHWLMVRRTVKLGDAVLEGKKTRSLGTAARMAASVLGAIIVIRYPETFHLLSFIIGLMTAYIVIMIDYFFHYVKSNK; encoded by the coding sequence ATGCCGGAACTCCAGCAAATGTTTAACAGGCACCGCAAGTACATATTTTACCTCCTTGCCATCTACGTCCTTGGGTGGGGATTCACCGAGTATAAGACTATCTTTCTCGGACTGGTCCTTGGAACAGCTATAAGCTTGTTCAACCACTGGCTTATGGTAAGACGAACAGTGAAATTAGGCGATGCGGTACTAGAAGGGAAGAAAACGCGATCCCTCGGCACTGCTGCGCGGATGGCCGCATCTGTTCTTGGAGCGATTATCGTCATCCGCTATCCGGAAACTTTCCATCTCCTAAGTTTTATCATTGGATTAATGACAGCCTATATCGTCATTATGATAGATTACTTTTTTCATTATGTGAAATCAAATAAATAG
- the atpB gene encoding F0F1 ATP synthase subunit A has translation MNHEAPLHEFLGLTFNLANVLMITVASAIVFLLAVASTRRMALKPTGMQNFLEWIMDFVKGIIKSNMDWKTGGRFHILGITLIMYIFVSNMLGLPFSIVIDGKLWWKSPTADPAITLTLSSMVVILSHYYGIKMKGIGEYGKDFLRPMWFLIPLKIIEEFANTLTLGLRLYGNIYAGEVLLALIAGGLATGVGGTIAAIVPMIAWQGFSIFVGSIQAFIFCMLTMVYMAHKVSHDH, from the coding sequence TTGAATCATGAAGCTCCTTTACACGAGTTTTTGGGCCTAACTTTCAACTTAGCGAACGTATTGATGATCACTGTGGCATCTGCCATCGTATTCCTTCTCGCGGTTGCGTCCACTCGTCGTATGGCATTAAAGCCTACAGGAATGCAAAACTTCCTGGAATGGATAATGGACTTTGTGAAAGGCATTATCAAAAGTAACATGGATTGGAAAACGGGAGGCCGCTTTCACATCCTGGGAATAACTTTAATCATGTACATCTTCGTTTCCAACATGCTTGGACTTCCTTTCTCCATTGTCATAGATGGAAAGCTCTGGTGGAAGTCTCCGACAGCAGATCCAGCAATCACGCTTACGCTGTCATCCATGGTCGTCATCTTATCCCATTATTATGGAATCAAGATGAAAGGCATTGGCGAATACGGGAAAGATTTCCTCAGACCTATGTGGTTCTTAATCCCGCTAAAAATTATTGAGGAGTTTGCAAATACCCTCACACTAGGTCTTCGTCTTTATGGAAACATCTACGCTGGTGAAGTACTTCTTGCGTTGATCGCAGGTGGGCTTGCAACGGGTGTAGGCGGTACTATCGCAGCGATCGTTCCTATGATCGCATGGCAAGGATTCTCTATTTTCGTAGGGTCTATCCAAGCATTCATTTTCTGTATGTTAACGATGGTTTATATGGCTCACAAAGTCAGCCATGACCATTAA
- the atpE gene encoding F0F1 ATP synthase subunit C — translation MGLIAAAIAVGLAAVGAGIGNGLIVGRTVEGIARQPELRGTLQTTMFIGIALVEALPIIGVVIAFIVLGK, via the coding sequence ATGGGTCTTATAGCAGCGGCAATTGCAGTTGGTCTTGCAGCAGTAGGTGCAGGTATTGGTAACGGTCTTATCGTAGGTCGTACAGTTGAGGGAATCGCACGTCAACCAGAATTACGCGGTACTCTTCAAACTACAATGTTCATCGGTATCGCACTAGTTGAAGCATTACCGATCATCGGTGTAGTTATTGCTTTCATCGTTCTTGGAAAGTAA
- the atpF gene encoding F0F1 ATP synthase subunit B: MLTQAFVLGEAGHFNGGDIIFQLIMFLILLALLKKFAWGPLMGIMKDREVHIAKEIEAAEMSRVEANKLLEETRAELKQAREEGHAIIENAKKQADLQREDMIIAARAEAVRLKEAAKIEIETQKEQAVAALREQVASLSVMIASKVIEKELDASAQEQLISRYIQEAGEKR; this comes from the coding sequence ATGTTAACACAAGCATTTGTCCTTGGAGAAGCTGGACATTTCAACGGGGGAGACATCATCTTCCAGTTGATCATGTTCCTGATCCTGTTAGCGTTGCTTAAGAAATTTGCTTGGGGTCCATTAATGGGCATCATGAAAGATCGTGAAGTTCATATTGCGAAAGAAATCGAAGCAGCTGAAATGAGCCGCGTCGAAGCAAATAAACTTCTTGAAGAAACTCGCGCCGAATTGAAGCAAGCTCGTGAAGAAGGGCATGCGATCATTGAAAATGCGAAGAAACAAGCTGATTTACAACGTGAAGATATGATTATTGCAGCCCGCGCGGAAGCTGTCCGTTTAAAGGAAGCTGCGAAGATCGAAATCGAAACTCAAAAAGAACAAGCTGTCGCGGCTTTACGCGAACAAGTGGCATCATTGTCTGTCATGATTGCATCTAAAGTGATTGAAAAAGAACTTGATGCATCTGCACAAGAGCAGTTGATCAGCCGCTACATTCAAGAGGCAGGCGAAAAACGATGA
- a CDS encoding F0F1 ATP synthase subunit delta, translating to MSSEAVAKRYALALFQLATEQNQLDSVEEELRVVKKILIENPGFGQILSSPKLPLVQKKEILKDTFQGASPFVMNTLMILTDRHRSAYIPAVADSFIELANEAKGIADAVVYSIRELTEDEKQAVSAAFAPKVGKTQLNIQNIIDTNLLGGVKVRIGNRIFDGSLRGKLDRLERELVG from the coding sequence ATGAGCAGCGAAGCAGTAGCAAAACGTTATGCATTGGCACTTTTTCAGCTTGCCACTGAACAAAACCAGCTTGATTCCGTTGAGGAAGAGCTGCGCGTTGTAAAGAAAATCTTGATTGAAAACCCTGGGTTCGGACAAATCTTGTCATCTCCTAAACTGCCTCTTGTGCAGAAAAAAGAGATCTTGAAAGATACGTTCCAAGGAGCTTCACCATTTGTAATGAATACATTGATGATCCTTACTGATCGTCATCGAAGCGCATATATCCCTGCAGTAGCTGATTCTTTCATTGAATTGGCAAACGAGGCAAAAGGCATCGCAGACGCTGTTGTCTACTCTATCCGCGAATTGACGGAAGATGAGAAGCAGGCGGTTTCCGCAGCCTTTGCACCTAAAGTAGGCAAAACGCAGTTAAACATCCAAAATATCATCGATACGAACCTTTTAGGCGGAGTGAAGGTGCGAATCGGCAACCGTATATTTGACGGAAGCCTTCGCGGCAAACTTGATCGCTTAGAACGTGAATTAGTCGGATAA
- the atpA gene encoding F0F1 ATP synthase subunit alpha, with product MSIKAEEISALIKKQIENYQSELKVDDVGTVIQIGDGIARAHGLDSVMAGELLEFSNGVMGMAQNLEEGNVGIVILGPYTGIREGDEVRRTGRIMEVPVGEELIGRVVNPLGQPVDGLGPINTTKTRPIESQAPGVMDRKSVHEPLQTGIKAIDALVPIGRGQRELIIGDRQTGKTSVAIDTILNQADQNMVCIYVAIGQKESTVRNAVETLRKHGALDYTIVVTASASQPAPLLFLAPYAGVTMGEEFMINGKHVLVVYDDLSKQASAYRELSLLLRRPPGREAFPGDVFYLHSRLLERAAKLSDARGAGSITALPFVETQAGDISAYIPTNVISITDGQIFLQSDLFFSGVRPAINAGLSVSRVGGSAQISAMKKVAGTLRLDLASYRELEAFAQFGSDLDKATQAKLNRGARTVEVLKQDLNKPIKVEKQVMILYALTRGHLDDIAVEDIRRFENEFLSWLDHNHTEVLDQIRTTGKLPEDDAMVAAITEFKKLFA from the coding sequence ATGAGCATTAAAGCTGAAGAAATCAGTGCACTGATAAAAAAGCAAATTGAAAACTATCAGTCAGAACTAAAAGTGGACGATGTAGGTACGGTTATCCAAATCGGGGACGGTATCGCTCGTGCTCATGGCCTCGACAGTGTCATGGCTGGAGAGCTATTGGAGTTTTCAAACGGTGTCATGGGTATGGCACAAAACCTTGAAGAAGGCAACGTCGGTATCGTAATCCTCGGACCTTACACAGGCATCCGCGAAGGTGACGAAGTACGCCGCACAGGACGCATCATGGAAGTTCCTGTTGGCGAAGAGCTTATCGGCCGCGTCGTGAATCCTCTTGGTCAGCCAGTTGATGGTCTAGGCCCAATCAATACTACAAAAACACGTCCAATCGAGAGCCAAGCTCCTGGTGTAATGGATCGTAAATCAGTTCATGAGCCGCTTCAAACAGGTATCAAAGCGATCGACGCTCTTGTGCCAATCGGCCGTGGACAACGTGAATTGATCATCGGTGACCGCCAAACAGGTAAAACATCTGTAGCGATCGATACAATTCTTAACCAGGCAGACCAAAACATGGTTTGTATCTACGTAGCAATCGGACAAAAAGAATCAACTGTCCGCAACGCAGTAGAAACTCTTCGCAAGCATGGTGCGCTTGATTACACAATCGTTGTAACAGCATCTGCATCACAGCCTGCACCATTATTGTTCCTTGCTCCATATGCAGGGGTAACAATGGGTGAAGAGTTCATGATCAATGGCAAGCACGTTCTTGTTGTGTATGATGATCTTTCTAAACAAGCATCTGCATACCGCGAACTTTCCCTATTATTACGCCGTCCTCCAGGCCGTGAAGCATTCCCTGGTGACGTATTCTACTTGCACAGCCGTCTATTGGAGCGCGCTGCTAAACTTAGCGACGCTAGAGGTGCAGGTTCTATCACAGCACTTCCATTCGTTGAAACGCAAGCTGGAGACATCTCTGCTTACATCCCAACGAACGTTATCTCCATCACTGATGGACAGATCTTCTTGCAATCCGATCTATTCTTCTCCGGTGTACGTCCAGCGATCAACGCAGGTCTTTCTGTATCCCGTGTAGGTGGATCCGCGCAAATCAGCGCAATGAAAAAGGTTGCAGGTACACTTCGTCTTGACCTTGCTTCTTACCGTGAGTTGGAAGCATTCGCTCAGTTCGGTTCTGACCTTGATAAAGCTACTCAAGCAAAATTGAACCGTGGTGCGCGTACAGTTGAGGTATTGAAGCAGGATCTGAACAAACCGATTAAAGTTGAAAAGCAAGTCATGATCCTTTATGCATTGACTCGCGGACATTTAGATGATATCGCGGTAGAAGATATCCGCCGCTTCGAAAATGAATTCCTAAGTTGGTTAGACCACAACCATACGGAAGTTCTAGACCAAATCCGCACAACAGGCAAGCTTCCTGAAGATGATGCAATGGTTGCTGCCATTACAGAATTCAAAAAGCTGTTTGCTTAA